From one Butyricimonas faecihominis genomic stretch:
- a CDS encoding polysaccharide biosynthesis protein — MRYSIHSICDRLCERKKYVNSWTVLFVDILLSVGSSFVALLFVDNFIVDLSKNAYLFVIVGSFLISLLVFMALGVNKNIIRHATIKSIGKMGVAIFFKEVLLLGLVSLVVSRMFNNHAFACFLVDFLVTTVVLIGFRVMLVLVYDLVISLYRSSKTRVLVYGTDDKSVALKKRMHTSKHYHVVGFVNSDKQLKSYSISELPVYYFEDEANFACFVKKYNINGLLFPSPETAHREAEGLVRYCQAHGVKNLVAPPIDVLGDGLKKTVIREIRIEDLLGREEIEINTKEIEANFAGKVVMVTGAAGSIGSELCRQLATLGVAHLVLFDNAETPMHELRLELERNFSSLKFTPFIGDVRQKERLQGAFEKFHPQVVFHAAAYKHVPLMEENPCEAVRVNVVGSRLVADFCVEYGVDMMVMISTDKAVNPTNVMGASKRLAEIYVQSLGLAMERGEIRGKTRFVTTRFGNVLGSNGSVIPYFRKQIEQGGPVTVTDPRITRFFMTISEACRLVMDAATMSTGNQIFIFDMGNPVKIVDLAERMIRLAGYTPNEDIKIKFIGLRPGEKLYEEVLSNEENTVPTGHDKIRVAKVREYKREEVLGAYDQLAELALAVKVEDSVRLMKQVVPEFKSRNSVYEKLDK; from the coding sequence ATGAGATACTCCATTCATTCCATTTGTGATCGTTTGTGCGAGAGAAAGAAGTACGTTAATTCTTGGACGGTTCTTTTCGTGGACATTTTGTTGTCCGTGGGAAGTTCATTCGTGGCTCTTCTTTTTGTAGACAATTTTATTGTCGACTTGTCAAAGAATGCTTACTTGTTCGTCATTGTAGGATCGTTCTTGATCAGTCTTCTTGTGTTTATGGCGTTGGGGGTGAACAAAAATATAATTCGCCATGCCACCATAAAAAGTATCGGGAAGATGGGCGTTGCGATCTTTTTTAAGGAGGTGCTTTTACTAGGATTAGTTTCTCTTGTTGTTTCCCGGATGTTCAATAACCATGCTTTCGCCTGTTTTCTTGTTGATTTTCTAGTAACAACGGTGGTTCTTATCGGGTTTCGGGTGATGCTTGTACTTGTTTATGATTTGGTAATATCTCTGTATCGTTCAAGTAAAACGAGGGTGCTGGTGTACGGGACGGATGATAAAAGTGTGGCATTGAAGAAAAGAATGCACACGAGTAAGCACTATCACGTGGTGGGATTCGTGAATTCGGATAAGCAGCTTAAGTCTTACTCCATTTCGGAACTGCCGGTTTATTATTTTGAAGACGAGGCGAATTTTGCTTGTTTCGTGAAGAAATACAATATAAATGGTCTGCTATTTCCTTCTCCGGAGACAGCTCACCGGGAGGCTGAAGGGTTGGTACGTTACTGTCAGGCTCATGGAGTGAAAAACTTGGTGGCTCCACCCATAGACGTTTTGGGGGACGGGTTGAAGAAAACTGTTATCCGAGAAATCCGGATCGAGGATTTGCTTGGTAGGGAGGAAATCGAGATAAACACAAAGGAGATTGAAGCGAATTTTGCCGGAAAGGTCGTGATGGTAACGGGGGCAGCCGGGAGTATCGGTAGCGAGTTGTGTCGTCAACTGGCAACTTTGGGTGTAGCTCATTTGGTATTGTTTGATAATGCCGAGACCCCGATGCATGAACTCCGTCTTGAATTGGAACGGAATTTTTCAAGCTTAAAATTTACCCCTTTTATCGGTGATGTCCGGCAGAAAGAGCGTTTGCAAGGAGCTTTTGAGAAATTTCATCCGCAGGTGGTGTTTCATGCTGCGGCCTATAAACACGTTCCGTTGATGGAAGAGAACCCTTGCGAAGCCGTTCGGGTGAACGTGGTTGGTTCGAGACTCGTGGCTGACTTTTGTGTGGAGTACGGGGTGGACATGATGGTGATGATCTCGACGGACAAGGCGGTAAACCCGACTAACGTGATGGGGGCGTCGAAACGTTTGGCAGAGATATATGTGCAGAGTTTGGGACTGGCGATGGAACGAGGAGAGATCAGGGGAAAGACCCGGTTTGTGACCACCCGATTCGGGAATGTGCTGGGAAGTAACGGTAGTGTGATACCGTATTTCCGAAAACAAATAGAACAAGGTGGGCCGGTTACGGTAACCGATCCGAGAATCACTCGCTTTTTCATGACGATTTCGGAGGCATGTCGTTTGGTGATGGATGCGGCGACGATGAGTACTGGAAATCAGATCTTTATTTTTGACATGGGGAATCCCGTGAAAATTGTTGACTTGGCAGAAAGAATGATTCGATTAGCCGGATATACGCCAAATGAAGATATCAAAATCAAATTCATCGGTCTGAGGCCGGGAGAGAAGTTGTACGAGGAAGTACTAAGTAACGAGGAAAATACGGTACCCACGGGACATGATAAGATTCGGGTGGCTAAAGTCCGGGAGTACAAGCGAGAAGAGGTGCTGGGGGCTTACGATCAGTTGGCAGAATTGGCGTTGGCGGTGAAGGTGGAAGATTCCGTGCGATTGATGAAACAGGTGGTGCCGGAGTTTAAGTCGAGGAATTCGGTGTACGAAAAGTTGGATAAATAA
- a CDS encoding lipopolysaccharide biosynthesis protein → MGLKQKTIFGLIWTSAGTLVNGLISIIVTIVLSRVLEPYDFALIALLIVFVAVSNVLIDSGFTQAIIRDDNPSQQDLSTVFFFNFIMSIILYAILFCLSPYIATFFDAPELELLSKVVFLVIVFNSVSIIQNAMLNRELRFAWVAGATALSYVIGGIVSVVIVFLGFGVWAIVANMVIPPFAKSIILWVKSSWRPLFTFSFKSLKKYLHFGIFLTIQGLIDVVVTNLNSIFIGKFYTKSELGYYSQGGKMDSYVITPIVSVLQKVTYPILSKIKNDEERLKEGYRKIITMTLFTYLPIVFFVIIFSNPVIVMFLGEKWSDAGIFLKISAIGSLIYPLQKICENIVMVKGKTRQMLYMALIKQTLRILVMFLFVYRGVLALAWGFMLTGILGGLLYIYIGMKYLGYTLGEFLCDNGKIVLLSFGVSLLLYIILINIELGGLYIIMGGIFVFCGYLFLSYLLNRDRTCEWFDIIRAIRKR, encoded by the coding sequence ATGGGGTTAAAACAAAAAACAATTTTTGGATTAATTTGGACTTCTGCAGGAACGTTGGTGAATGGATTGATAAGTATTATTGTTACGATAGTTTTATCAAGAGTGTTAGAACCTTATGATTTTGCACTAATAGCATTATTAATTGTTTTTGTTGCAGTATCCAATGTTTTAATTGATAGTGGATTTACGCAGGCAATTATTCGGGATGATAACCCTTCGCAACAAGATCTGTCGACAGTTTTTTTCTTTAACTTCATAATGTCAATAATACTTTATGCGATATTGTTTTGTCTATCTCCCTATATTGCAACGTTCTTTGATGCTCCAGAATTGGAATTGTTATCAAAAGTCGTTTTTTTAGTGATTGTCTTCAATTCGGTTTCTATCATACAGAATGCGATGCTTAATAGAGAATTAAGATTTGCATGGGTTGCAGGGGCTACGGCTCTTTCGTATGTTATAGGAGGTATTGTCTCTGTAGTGATCGTATTTTTGGGATTTGGCGTGTGGGCCATTGTTGCTAATATGGTTATTCCTCCATTTGCGAAGAGTATTATTTTATGGGTAAAATCTTCTTGGAGACCATTGTTTACATTTAGTTTTAAGTCTTTGAAAAAATATTTGCATTTTGGAATATTTTTAACGATTCAAGGACTTATAGATGTCGTTGTTACAAATTTGAACTCGATCTTTATCGGGAAATTTTATACTAAAAGTGAACTAGGATATTATTCACAGGGTGGAAAAATGGATAGTTATGTTATTACTCCCATAGTGTCGGTATTACAAAAAGTAACTTATCCAATTCTTTCTAAAATTAAAAATGATGAAGAAAGGCTTAAAGAGGGATATAGAAAAATTATCACCATGACATTATTTACTTATTTGCCAATCGTTTTTTTTGTTATTATTTTCTCAAATCCTGTAATCGTGATGTTTTTGGGAGAAAAGTGGAGCGATGCGGGAATTTTTTTGAAAATTTCTGCCATAGGTAGTTTGATTTATCCATTACAAAAAATTTGTGAAAATATTGTGATGGTAAAAGGAAAAACAAGACAGATGTTATACATGGCATTAATTAAACAGACTCTGAGAATATTAGTGATGTTTTTGTTCGTTTATAGAGGAGTTCTGGCATTGGCTTGGGGATTTATGTTAACAGGGATTCTGGGAGGGCTATTATATATATATATTGGAATGAAATATCTTGGCTATACACTGGGTGAATTTTTGTGTGATAATGGAAAAATTGTATTGCTTTCATTTGGAGTGTCGTTATTATTGTATATTATTTTGATAAATATAGAGTTGGGGGGATTGTATATCATAATGGGGGGAATTTTTGTTTTTTGCGGATATTTATTTTTATCTTATTTATTAAATAGGGACAGAACCTGTGAATGGTTTGATATTATACGAGCGATAAGAAAAAGGTGA
- a CDS encoding YeiH family protein — translation MSKIQLNKNQKEVLFIVALFLVPFLDPGFALLLGLILSLTIGHPFLAINSRITHILLQISVVGLGFGMNVEQAIEAGKTGILFTIFSIVVTIGLGLFFTSKLRVNRDTGFLVSGGTAICGGSAIAALAPVIKAKDKDITVAMGTIFMLNAVALFIFPIIGRWLEMDDHQFGYWCAIAIHDTSSVVGAAKTYSNEALAIATTTKLIRALWIIPVSLIAAFFYNKGTNTKSKISIPYFIFFYIVAMIIATYTPQWGHLYTQIVGFAKVGMLFTLFLIGAGLSKDTIKQVGFKPILLGIILWICISTLSASVIMLL, via the coding sequence ATGAGCAAAATTCAACTGAACAAAAATCAAAAGGAAGTACTTTTCATCGTAGCTTTATTTCTTGTACCATTTCTTGATCCGGGCTTTGCCCTTTTACTAGGTCTAATTTTATCGCTGACTATCGGTCACCCGTTCTTGGCAATCAATAGCCGGATCACCCATATACTTCTCCAAATATCCGTTGTAGGACTAGGTTTCGGTATGAACGTGGAACAAGCCATCGAGGCCGGGAAAACAGGAATCCTATTCACCATATTTTCTATTGTCGTTACCATCGGTTTGGGATTATTCTTTACCAGCAAACTAAGAGTCAACCGGGACACCGGATTCCTCGTTTCCGGGGGAACCGCCATCTGCGGGGGAAGTGCCATTGCCGCCTTGGCTCCTGTCATTAAAGCCAAAGACAAGGACATCACCGTGGCCATGGGAACCATTTTCATGCTTAACGCCGTGGCACTATTCATCTTCCCAATAATCGGACGCTGGCTGGAAATGGACGATCATCAATTCGGATACTGGTGCGCTATCGCCATCCACGACACGAGTTCCGTGGTAGGTGCAGCTAAAACGTACAGTAACGAGGCTTTGGCTATCGCCACCACGACCAAACTGATCCGGGCGCTTTGGATCATCCCGGTTTCATTGATCGCCGCCTTCTTCTATAATAAAGGAACAAACACCAAATCAAAAATATCCATTCCTTACTTTATTTTCTTCTACATTGTCGCCATGATCATCGCTACCTACACGCCGCAATGGGGACATCTCTACACTCAAATCGTGGGATTCGCTAAAGTCGGAATGTTATTCACACTATTCCTCATCGGTGCCGGACTCTCTAAAGATACCATCAAACAAGTTGGTTTCAAACCGATCCTGTTAGGCATCATCCTTTGGATTTGCATCAGCACACTATCGGCTAGCGTGATCATGCTACTATGA
- a CDS encoding LysR substrate-binding domain-containing protein, translated as MLDHKLTIFYHTAKHLNTTKAAEILRLSQPAISKSIKELEKGLRITLFDREKGRLMLTPAGKYLLEQSEELIERERIITFNLQHMKKEFSGTLHIGASTTLSQYILPEYLARFRETHPYIEINLISGNTYQIEQELLDKNIQLAFIEGVPSQTDIHYIPFLRDEIVLVTSAKNDSPESITKEQLKTLKFVVREEGSGTYNIIQRQLSAAGMSINELNQQIVIGSTEGIKQYLKHSNCHALVSVFSIQDELACGLLKIIDIDNLEISRTLYAIHKQGTIDPYAELLLRFCESRNRKSKHKI; from the coding sequence ATGCTAGACCATAAACTCACGATCTTTTATCACACGGCAAAGCATTTGAACACGACAAAAGCTGCCGAGATATTACGACTTTCCCAGCCGGCCATTTCCAAAAGTATCAAGGAACTGGAAAAGGGATTGAGGATCACTCTTTTTGATCGTGAGAAAGGGCGGTTGATGCTTACCCCTGCCGGGAAATACCTCTTGGAACAAAGCGAAGAACTGATTGAACGGGAACGCATCATCACCTTCAACCTGCAGCACATGAAAAAAGAGTTCTCCGGGACTTTACACATCGGGGCCAGTACCACGCTATCCCAGTACATATTACCCGAATACTTGGCCCGTTTCCGGGAAACTCATCCCTATATCGAAATAAACCTGATCAGCGGTAACACCTACCAGATCGAGCAGGAATTACTGGATAAAAACATCCAACTCGCCTTCATTGAAGGTGTACCCTCGCAAACGGACATTCACTACATCCCTTTTTTAAGGGATGAAATCGTCCTGGTTACCTCGGCCAAAAATGATTCCCCGGAATCGATCACGAAAGAACAACTGAAGACGTTAAAATTCGTCGTTCGGGAAGAAGGCTCCGGAACATATAATATTATCCAGCGCCAGCTATCCGCAGCCGGGATGTCTATCAACGAGCTAAACCAACAGATCGTTATCGGAAGTACCGAGGGAATCAAACAATACCTCAAACACTCCAATTGCCATGCCTTGGTCTCCGTGTTTTCCATCCAAGACGAACTGGCCTGTGGCTTGCTAAAAATCATCGACATCGACAACCTCGAAATCTCCCGCACGCTCTATGCCATTCACAAGCAGGGTACCATTGACCCCTACGCCGAGCTACTCCTGAGATTCTGCGAATCCCGGAATCGGAAATCGAAACATAAAATATAG
- a CDS encoding nucleotide sugar dehydrogenase encodes MQDVKICVIGLGYVGLPLARLFSTKYETIGFDMNQKRVDALMAGHDETLEVSDELLQTAISDGFICTSNIEKIRDCNFYVVAVPTPVDDNNNPDLTPLYGASTTVGKVISRGNIVVYESTVYPGVTEDECIPVVEKVSGLKFNKDFFAGYSPERINPGDKLHTVEKIKKVTSGSTLEVGRKIDEIYASVIVAGTHLAPTIKVAEAAKVIENSQRDINIAFVNELSKIFNKLGIDTQDVLEAASTKWNFLPFKPGLVGGHCIGVDPYYLAQCAQRHGYNPEIILAGRRMNDGMGEYVANEVVKLMLKKGIQVLNSKILVLGFTFKENCPDVRNTKVVDIYKALKEYNLDITVYDPWANPVIALYEYGVEITNESPVEKFDTVILAVAHEEFRRIDTSSLLHGKHVIFDVKGFLNRDIVDARL; translated from the coding sequence ATGCAAGATGTGAAAATTTGCGTGATAGGTTTGGGGTATGTGGGGTTACCTCTCGCTCGGTTGTTTTCAACTAAATATGAAACGATAGGTTTTGATATGAACCAGAAACGGGTGGATGCTTTAATGGCAGGGCATGACGAAACCTTAGAGGTGAGCGATGAGTTATTACAAACGGCTATTTCTGATGGTTTTATTTGTACCTCGAATATTGAAAAAATACGGGATTGTAATTTTTATGTGGTGGCGGTACCGACACCTGTAGATGATAATAATAATCCTGATTTGACCCCGTTATATGGAGCTAGTACGACCGTGGGTAAGGTGATTTCTCGGGGAAATATCGTGGTTTATGAATCGACCGTTTATCCTGGGGTAACGGAAGACGAGTGTATTCCTGTGGTGGAAAAAGTGTCTGGATTAAAATTCAACAAGGATTTTTTTGCTGGCTATTCTCCAGAACGTATAAATCCAGGTGATAAGTTGCATACCGTGGAGAAAATCAAAAAAGTAACCTCGGGATCAACTCTGGAGGTAGGTCGAAAAATCGACGAAATTTACGCTTCGGTGATCGTTGCAGGGACACATCTGGCTCCTACAATAAAAGTGGCAGAGGCTGCAAAAGTAATCGAGAACTCTCAGCGAGATATAAATATCGCTTTCGTGAACGAGTTGTCAAAAATTTTTAATAAGCTAGGAATAGACACGCAAGATGTCCTTGAAGCTGCCAGTACCAAGTGGAACTTTCTACCTTTTAAGCCGGGACTTGTAGGGGGGCATTGTATAGGAGTGGATCCTTATTATCTGGCTCAATGTGCTCAACGACATGGATATAATCCAGAAATTATTTTGGCTGGCCGGCGAATGAATGATGGAATGGGAGAGTATGTGGCAAACGAGGTTGTTAAGTTGATGTTGAAAAAAGGGATTCAAGTGTTGAATTCAAAAATTTTGGTATTAGGTTTTACTTTTAAGGAAAATTGTCCAGATGTTCGAAATACGAAAGTGGTCGATATATATAAAGCCTTGAAAGAGTATAATCTTGATATTACTGTTTATGATCCATGGGCTAATCCTGTTATAGCTTTGTATGAGTATGGCGTTGAGATAACGAACGAGTCTCCAGTAGAGAAATTCGATACAGTGATTTTAGCGGTAGCCCATGAGGAATTCAGAAGGATAGATACTAGTTCGTTGTTGCATGGGAAACATGTTATTTTTGATGTGAAGGGATTTTTAAATCGGGATATTGTAGATGCGAGATTGTAA
- a CDS encoding ABC transporter ATP-binding protein, which yields MSEPIIELHELTKKYGKFTAVDHINLAVQKGEIFGILGPNGAGKSTTILMMLGLTDPTSGTVQVCGINSTRNPIQVREKVGYLPEDVGFYDDMTGIENLLYTARLNRIPEADARNKAEELLERVGLPVDTQKKAGKYSRGMRQRLGLADVLIKQPEVIILDEPTSGIDPAGVQEFMDLIRQLREENGLTVLFSSHHLDQVQQICDRVGLFGGGKLLAEVNVNELQNEEHGLENMYNRYFGGGKSHE from the coding sequence ATGAGCGAGCCTATCATCGAACTTCATGAACTGACGAAAAAGTACGGGAAATTCACCGCTGTTGACCACATAAATCTCGCCGTCCAAAAAGGGGAAATATTCGGGATTCTCGGCCCGAACGGGGCCGGTAAATCCACGACAATCCTAATGATGCTCGGATTGACGGACCCGACTTCCGGAACGGTACAGGTCTGCGGGATCAATTCAACCCGGAACCCGATACAAGTACGGGAAAAGGTGGGTTACCTGCCGGAAGACGTCGGATTCTATGATGACATGACAGGTATCGAAAACCTGTTATACACGGCCCGCCTGAACCGGATCCCGGAAGCGGATGCAAGAAACAAGGCCGAGGAATTACTCGAACGGGTAGGGCTACCGGTTGACACACAGAAGAAAGCCGGGAAATACTCCCGGGGTATGCGCCAACGTCTCGGACTGGCGGATGTGCTGATCAAGCAACCGGAAGTGATTATCCTTGACGAACCGACATCCGGTATTGACCCAGCAGGGGTTCAGGAATTCATGGATTTGATCCGGCAATTAAGAGAAGAAAACGGGCTGACCGTACTATTCTCTTCCCATCATCTGGATCAAGTTCAGCAAATCTGCGACCGGGTAGGCCTGTTCGGGGGAGGTAAACTCTTGGCAGAGGTCAACGTCAACGAGTTACAAAACGAGGAACACGGGCTCGAAAATATGTATAACCGTTATTTCGGAGGAGGAAAAAGCCATGAATAA
- a CDS encoding UpxY family transcription antiterminator: protein MVACNKLNWYAAYTRVNQELLIKRKLDELGIENFLPQEEQVRETPVGRKKIRVLLIHGLIFIRTDKATSFSLINDHSLNIVYLKDIEGRHSLVVPDKQMQDFMFLLDFSTGSVEVLNKGIKRGDRVRVIKGPLQGLEGELVRLKNHKRVIIRLDGVASIATSYIPSSFLERIE, encoded by the coding sequence ATGGTTGCGTGTAACAAGTTAAACTGGTATGCTGCTTATACCCGTGTAAATCAGGAATTATTGATCAAAAGAAAGCTGGATGAACTGGGGATCGAGAATTTTTTGCCCCAGGAGGAACAGGTACGAGAAACACCCGTTGGACGTAAAAAGATCCGGGTGCTTTTGATTCATGGGTTAATATTTATCCGGACGGATAAGGCAACAAGTTTTTCCTTGATAAATGATCATTCGTTGAATATTGTTTATTTGAAAGATATAGAGGGACGCCATTCGCTGGTAGTTCCGGATAAACAAATGCAGGATTTCATGTTTTTGTTGGATTTCTCAACTGGTAGCGTGGAGGTTTTGAACAAAGGAATCAAACGGGGTGATCGGGTAAGAGTTATTAAAGGTCCCTTGCAAGGATTGGAAGGAGAGTTGGTACGTTTGAAAAATCATAAACGTGTAATTATTCGTTTGGATGGGGTGGCCTCTATTGCTACTTCTTATATTCCAAGTTCGTTTCTTGAAAGAATAGAGTGA
- a CDS encoding NEW3 domain-containing protein, protein MRANYFNLLLVLLMGVLPIQLQASESDKNVILYTPYTKIAVPPGESVNYSIDVINNYDVVKNVNLSVKGLPRGWNYELKAGTWTISELAVLPHDKKNVSLKVDIPLKVNKGTYRFTVVAEGLGELPIAITVSKQGTYQTDFTTNQPNMQGNSKSSFTFNATLKNQTAEQQLYALMAQAPRGWNVVFKANYKQATSAQVEPNATQNITIDINPPANVEAGSYKIPVRATTSTTSAELDLEVVITGTYQMELTTPRGLLSSEITAGDNKNIDLIVRNTGSAELKDIQLSANKPVDWEVTFEPAKINRLKAGETANVTATVKASKKALPGDYVTKISAKTPEVNSSADFRIAVRTPMIWGWMGVLVILVALGCVYYLFRKYGRR, encoded by the coding sequence ATGCGTGCAAATTATTTTAATCTGTTACTGGTACTGCTGATGGGTGTTCTTCCCATACAATTGCAGGCCTCGGAATCCGACAAGAATGTGATTCTGTACACTCCCTACACGAAAATCGCTGTTCCACCGGGAGAATCTGTAAACTACAGTATTGACGTTATCAACAACTACGATGTAGTTAAAAACGTGAACTTATCCGTGAAAGGACTGCCACGAGGCTGGAATTACGAACTAAAGGCCGGCACGTGGACCATCAGTGAACTTGCGGTCCTACCCCACGACAAAAAGAACGTTTCGTTAAAAGTGGACATCCCGCTAAAAGTCAACAAAGGAACTTACCGTTTCACGGTTGTTGCCGAGGGACTTGGAGAACTCCCCATCGCGATCACGGTCTCCAAACAAGGAACCTACCAAACCGATTTTACCACGAATCAACCCAACATGCAAGGGAACTCCAAATCCTCGTTTACCTTCAACGCCACGCTGAAAAACCAAACAGCAGAACAACAGCTCTACGCGCTGATGGCACAAGCTCCCAGAGGCTGGAACGTGGTCTTCAAGGCAAACTACAAGCAAGCCACATCGGCCCAAGTTGAACCGAATGCCACCCAGAACATCACGATTGACATTAACCCTCCGGCCAACGTTGAAGCCGGAAGTTACAAGATTCCGGTACGTGCCACGACAAGCACCACCTCTGCCGAGCTAGACCTGGAAGTCGTGATCACGGGAACCTACCAGATGGAACTGACAACACCCCGTGGCCTGCTCAGCAGCGAGATCACCGCAGGAGATAACAAAAATATAGACTTAATTGTCCGGAATACCGGATCGGCAGAACTAAAAGACATCCAGCTATCTGCCAACAAACCGGTTGACTGGGAAGTAACCTTCGAACCGGCAAAAATCAATCGCTTGAAAGCAGGTGAAACCGCTAACGTCACGGCCACGGTAAAAGCATCCAAAAAAGCTCTTCCGGGAGACTACGTGACTAAAATATCGGCCAAAACTCCGGAAGTAAACTCCTCGGCAGATTTCAGAATCGCAGTGAGAACACCCATGATCTGGGGTTGGATGGGCGTACTGGTCATCCTTGTCGCCTTGGGATGCGTGTACTACCTGTTCCGCAAATATGGAAGGAGGTAA
- a CDS encoding ABC transporter permease → MNKIQSPFWVIVRKEVADHVRSWKFIILIAIIALTCMGSLYTALTNIGAAIKPNDPDGSFLFLKLFTVSDGTLPSFVIFINFLGPLLGIALGFDAINSEQSKGTLSRILSQPIHRDYLINAKFVGALIVIGSMLLALALLVMGFGLIAIGIPPTAEEFLRIIAFVVVSIIYVAFWLNLSIFFSIKFKQAATSALACVAVWLFFSVFYNMIINLVGKAISPSAMASAYQVISYQKFMLNLLRFAPSMLFNEATTTLLMPSVRSLGPLTMEQVHGAIPSPLPLGQSLMVVWPQLTGLIAATVICFALSYGSFMRKEIRSR, encoded by the coding sequence ATGAATAAAATACAAAGTCCGTTCTGGGTAATTGTCCGTAAAGAAGTGGCCGACCATGTCAGAAGCTGGAAATTCATCATCCTGATAGCCATTATCGCGCTGACTTGCATGGGTTCCCTCTACACGGCATTAACCAATATCGGGGCAGCCATCAAACCCAATGATCCCGACGGTTCATTCTTGTTTTTGAAACTATTCACCGTATCCGACGGCACCCTGCCCTCGTTCGTGATTTTCATTAACTTTCTCGGGCCGTTATTGGGCATCGCGCTCGGGTTTGATGCCATCAATTCCGAACAAAGTAAAGGAACGCTTAGTCGCATCCTGTCCCAACCCATTCACCGGGATTACCTGATCAACGCCAAATTCGTGGGAGCCTTGATCGTCATCGGGAGCATGTTACTAGCCCTTGCACTTCTGGTTATGGGATTCGGGCTAATAGCGATAGGAATACCGCCGACAGCGGAAGAGTTTTTGCGTATTATAGCCTTTGTAGTGGTTAGTATTATTTACGTGGCCTTCTGGCTGAACTTATCCATTTTCTTCTCGATAAAGTTCAAACAGGCCGCCACCTCGGCTTTGGCATGCGTGGCCGTATGGTTATTCTTCAGCGTCTTTTACAACATGATTATCAACTTGGTCGGTAAAGCCATCAGCCCCTCGGCCATGGCTAGCGCCTACCAAGTCATCAGTTACCAGAAATTCATGCTCAACCTATTGCGTTTTGCCCCAAGCATGCTCTTCAACGAGGCAACCACAACACTACTGATGCCCTCGGTTCGTAGCTTGGGTCCCTTGACCATGGAACAGGTTCATGGGGCAATCCCCAGCCCGCTACCACTGGGACAAAGTTTAATGGTTGTCTGGCCACAACTCACGGGACTGATTGCCGCCACCGTCATCTGTTTCGCACTCTCGTATGGTTCTTTCATGAGAAAGGAAATCAGATCCCGATAA
- a CDS encoding SDR family oxidoreductase yields MIKVLVTGGAGFIGSNLCEALLERGDIVTCLDNFATGHIENLLPLIEKYPNCFKLVVGDIRKLEDCRKAVKGMEYVLHEAALGSVPRSIKDPITSNEVNINGFLNMLIASRDEGIKRFIFAASSSTYGDSQSLPKEEDVIGKPLSPYAITKYVNELYADVFARTYGMEYIGLRYFNVFGRRQDPFGAYAAVIPLFVKQLMRHENPVINGDGEYSRDFTYIDNVIQMNQLALDATNFDAVNQIYNTAFGERTTLNQLVGYLKEFLGEFDEEIRKIEILHGPNRVGDIPYSLASIDKAKSLLGYAPQYSMRLGLQETVKWYWNNL; encoded by the coding sequence ATGATCAAAGTATTAGTCACGGGTGGTGCCGGTTTTATTGGTTCTAACCTTTGCGAGGCGTTGCTTGAAAGAGGTGATATCGTAACTTGTTTGGATAATTTTGCCACAGGGCATATTGAGAACTTGTTACCGTTGATTGAAAAATATCCCAATTGCTTCAAATTAGTCGTGGGAGATATTCGTAAGCTAGAGGATTGTCGTAAAGCGGTAAAAGGAATGGAATATGTTTTGCATGAAGCTGCTTTAGGATCAGTCCCGCGTTCAATCAAAGATCCCATTACTAGTAACGAGGTCAACATAAATGGTTTTTTAAATATGTTGATTGCATCTAGAGATGAGGGAATCAAACGTTTTATTTTTGCTGCTAGTTCTTCTACTTATGGTGATAGTCAATCCTTGCCTAAGGAGGAAGATGTAATCGGTAAACCGCTTTCTCCTTATGCGATAACGAAATACGTGAATGAGCTTTACGCAGATGTGTTTGCCAGAACTTACGGTATGGAATATATCGGGTTGCGCTATTTTAATGTATTTGGGAGAAGGCAGGATCCTTTCGGTGCTTATGCTGCAGTGATCCCCTTGTTTGTGAAACAGTTAATGAGGCACGAAAATCCGGTGATCAATGGGGATGGGGAATATAGTAGGGATTTCACATATATAGATAATGTTATACAAATGAATCAACTTGCCTTGGACGCAACGAATTTTGATGCGGTAAATCAAATTTATAATACGGCATTTGGGGAACGAACTACCTTGAATCAACTAGTGGGGTATTTAAAAGAATTCCTGGGAGAATTTGACGAAGAGATAAGAAAGATCGAAATATTGCACGGACCGAATCGGGTAGGAGACATTCCCTATTCCTTGGCGAGCATTGATAAAGCAAAAAGCTTGTTGGGATACGCACCGCAATATAGTATGAGGCTAGGTTTGCAGGAAACGGTGAAATGGTATTGGAATAATCTATAA